One Coprobacter fastidiosus genomic window, GTACGGAACGTTTGTTCGAACTATTGACCGAACAGATACTGGCAGGTCTTTGTTTCGCTTGCGACCGCAAAAAATACACCAGTCTTGAAAATATGCGGGAATCGGCAAACGAGAAATCGGCAGAGTTTATCAAATCCCTGCCCGAACTACGCCGTCTGCTGGCTACCGATGTGATCGCTGCTTATAACGGAGATCCGGCAGCGGAGAGTTACGGAGAAGTCATCTTTTGCTACCCTGCAATACGGGCTATCAGCAATTACCGCATTGCTCACTGTCTTATTCAATTGGGAGTACCGCTTATTCCTCGAATGATTTCCGAAATGGCTCATTCCGAAACAGGTATAGATATACATCCGGCCGCTACAATCGGAGAATATTTCACTATCGATCACGGAACGGGAGTCGTTATCGGAGCAACTGCAATTATAGGCAATAACGTGAAAATTTATCAAGGGGTAACTCTCGGTGCAAAAAGTTTCCCTCTTGACGAAAACGGGAATCCGATCAAAGGTATTCCTCGACATCCGATTATCGGGAACAATGTCATTATTTACTCCAATGCCTCTATTTTAGGCCGCATTACAATCGGAGAAGGCGCTACGATCGGCGGTAACATCTGGGTTACGGAAAACGTTGAACCCGGAGCTCGCATTTTACAACAAAAAGCAGAAAAATAAATACGCAAATATAAAGTTTTATCAGGGTGAAAAACGAGAAATTTGAAATTATCGCTAAAACATTGCAAGGGTTAGAGGATATTCTGGCTCAAGAAATTGCCGAACTGGGCGGAGAAGATATCGAAATCGGCAAACGCATGGTATCTTTCAAGGGGGATAAACAGCTTTTATATAAAACGAATTTATGTTGTCGGACGGCATTGCGTGTTCTCAAACCGATTTTCTCATTTACTGCATCCGATACAGATGAGGTTTATGAAAAAATCAAGTCTTTCGACTGGCATCAATATCTGTCTCCCGAACAAACATTCTCTATCGAATCTGTCGTTTTTTCGGAAGAATTTAAACATTCGAAGTTCGTCACCTATCGTGCTAAAGATGCCATCGCCGACTTTTTCATGGAAAAAACAGGTAAACGCCCGTCGGTCCGGCTCAACAATGCCGATCTCATATTGAACTTGCATATCGCACATAACACCTGCACTCTATCTCTCGACAGTTCCGGCGAATCGCTACACAAAAGAGGATACAGAGTCGCACAAACCGAAGCTCCCATTAATGAAGTTTTGGCAGCCGGCCTTATTCTTAAATCGGGATGGAAAGGTGAAAAAAATTTCATAGACCCCATGTGCGGTTCAGGAACGATCTTGATCGAAGCCGCCCTGATCGCAACAAATACAGCACCGGGAATCTATCGGAAAGACTTCGCATTCGAACGGTGGAATGATTACGATGAAGAGCTTTTTGACACTCTTTATAATGATGACAGCAACGAAAAAGAATTCAATTTCAAGATTTACGGTTCTGACATTTCACCCAAAGCTATTGCTATCGCCCGAGAAAATATAAAAAGCGCCGGAATGGCTAAGTATATCGATCTGCAGGTAAAACCTTTTCAACAATATACCGAAGCGCCCGAAAACGGAATATTGATAACAAATCCTCCTTACGGAGAACGCATCTCGTCAAAAGACCTGTTGGGATTATATGAAATGATAGGTTCCCAACTTAAACACGTATTCAAAGGCTATGATGCTTGGATTATCAGTTATCACGACGAATGTTTCAATAAAATAGGCCTGAAACCCGCTATTTGCATAAATATGATGAACGGTTCATTAGAATGCGAATACCGGAAATACGAAATTTTCGAAGGTAAATATAACGACTTCAAACGCGAGACAGGAGGATTCAAGGAGAAAAAGAAAGACAGTGAATCTACCGAGTTCAAGAAACGGGAATATCGCTTCAAAGAAAGGAACAATGAAAAGGCAGAAAAGCGTTTACCTTATCGAGACAAAGAACCTTTCACCAAAACAGAGACCCGTTTCAGAAAGAAAAAAGACGATTTCGAGAAACAGCCGGAAAATAAGAGAGAACGGAAAGACAGCAGCATTCCCGAATGGCATGGAGAAGAAGCCGTGAAAAAGTTCGTCACATTCAGACAGCCCTCTATCGGCCGCACTCCTTCTGAAGATAACCGTCCCGGCTGGAAAAAACTTCGAGACAAGAACCTAGCACGGAAAGAAAAAGAACAGATGAAAAAATCACGTAAAAGGAATTATCCCGATAAGTAACAAACAAAAATGATTTATTGAATGAAACTCCGTTTTTTATTTATATTAGCAATCACTCAATTTATGGCTGTATCGGCTCAACTTAAAGAATTTTCACTCGATAACCTGATGCCCGGAGGCAAAACTTACGCTCGATTCGTGCCGAAAAATATAAAGCAACTACAATTTCTCGGAGAAAATTATATTTATCAAAAAGGTGATTCTATAATGATCGTAAAACCGGGAAATCATAAAGAAAAGGTTCTTGTTACCGTAAAGGATATAAACCGGTTTATTGCGGAAAAAGGGCTGAAACCTGTCGGATCGATGCCCAGAATATCAGTGTGGGAAGACGGAAAAGAAAACGGAATATCGTTTTTACATGACAAGCATTTTATCCATTTATCTGCCGACGGCAGCTCTATCGAACAGCTTTATCCATTGGAAAAAGGAGACACCGATTTCGACTTTGACCCGCACAAACGCCAATATGCCCTGACCAATGAGAACGGACTATATATTATATCGCCAAACGGAGAACGGATAACCGTAGGTAAAGATTCGAACGGCTATATTTCGATGGGTGCAAATAACGTACACCGGAATGAATTCGGGATCAAGAAAGGTACTTTTTGGTCTCCGAAAGGAAATGCTCTTGCATTTTACCGGATGAATGAAACCATGGTAGGCGACTATCCATTAGTAGATATTTCGGCAAGAGAAGCTAAATTGAAAAATATCAAATACCCGATGGCAGGCATGCGGAGTCACGAAGTAACAGTCGGTGTTTTTCGTCTTTCAGACAGAAATACCGTATATCTGCATACAGGAACTCCTAAAGACCGTTATTTTACTAATATAACATGGTCGCCCGATGAAAAAGAAATTTATATACAAGAATTGAACCGCCGTCAAGACACTTGCCTTGTCGAAGTATATGATGCTGCTTCAGGAAAGCATCTCCGCACTTTGTTTACCGAAACAAATGAAAAATATGTAGAACCGGAAAATCCGCTGATTTTCATTCCCGGAAAACCCGAATTATTTATTTACACTTCCCGAAAAGACGGTTACCGGCATCTATATCTTTACGACACATCGGGAAAAATGATCCGGCAAATCACTCGGGGAGAATGGGAAGTCCTTTCGGCAGAAATAGATCCGACAGGAAAATACTTGTATATCACCTCTACCGAAGCATCTCCTCTGGAAGTGAATTTATACCGGGTAACTCTCTCAAACGGAAAACGGGAAAGACTGACTCCTGCAAACGGCGTACACACCCCCCTGATGAGCAAATCGGGACGATATATGATAGACCGTTACAGTAACCATAATACTCCCCGCATGATCGATTTCTCCGATCTGAAAACAGGTAAAACAAAAAATCTATTATGTGCGCCCGACCCTTATGACGGTTATGCAATGCCGGATATAAAGTGCGGGACAATAAAGGCGGCGGACGGAAAAACAGACTTATATTACCGTCTTACACAACCGGCAAAAATCGAAACCGGTAAGAAATACCCTGTCATCGTATATGTGTATGGAGGCCCTCACGTCCAACAAGTTCGGGATGGCTGGAAGTGGGATGCCAGAGGCTGGGATATTTATATGGCAAATCGGGGATATATTATCTTTACAATAGATGGAAGAGGATCGGCAAACCGGGGATCGGCATTCGAAAACGTTACTCATCGGCAGCTTGGAAAGATTGAACTGCAAGATCAGATGGAAGGTATAAAATGGCTGAAATCTCTACCGTATGTCGATGAAAACAGAATCGGTGTACACGGATGGAGTTTCGGCGGATTTATGACCACGAATATGATGCTGAACAATCCCGAAACATTCAAAACCGGTGTTGCCGGAGGTCCTGTAATCGACTGGAAATATTATGAAATAATGTACGGGGAACGTTATATGGGATCGCCTAAAGAGAATGCACAAGGATATGAAAACAGTAATTTGAACCGTATTGCAGGAAACCTTCAAGGACATTTATTGCTGATACACGGAGATCAAGATCCGGTCGTAGTCTGGCAACACAGCTTGTCTTTTTTAAAAAGTTGCATTCAATCCGGGACATATCCCGACTACTTTGTATATCCGGGACACTTCCATAATGTATTGGGTCCTGACCGGGTACATTTATATGAAAAAATAACTCGGTATTTTGATGATTATTTAAAATAAACTAAGAAAAACAGACAATAATGAACATTTTGTTATTAGGATCAGGAGGCCGGGAAAACGCTCTGGCATGGAAAATAAAACAAAGTCCGAAAGTAAATAAACTATATATTGCCCCGGGCAATGCAGGAACAGCGTCGATCGGCATCAACATAGCTCTGTCGGCATCCGATTTTGACGGTATCCGTCAGTTTGTCCTCGACAATAACATAAATATGGTCGTAGTAGGACCTGAAGACCCATTGGTAAAAGGTATATACGATTATTTCAAAAACGATCCGGAATTAAATAAAATTCCGGTAATAGGACCATCAAAAGAGGGTGCACGACTCGAAGGGAGCAAAGACTTCGCCAAAGCATTTATGATGCGTCATCATATCCCCACCGCCCGCTATGCAAGTTTCACGGCCGAGCAGTATGACAAAGCATGCGCTTTTCTCGACACATTGGAAGCTCCG contains:
- a CDS encoding serine O-acetyltransferase — encoded protein: MNPHKYSDVITSTVEQLSEYESFKTLCHQHHDGEPMPSEKVLHEIIELCRSLIFPGYFGHSTINRRTISYYVGVGTERLFELLTEQILAGLCFACDRKKYTSLENMRESANEKSAEFIKSLPELRRLLATDVIAAYNGDPAAESYGEVIFCYPAIRAISNYRIAHCLIQLGVPLIPRMISEMAHSETGIDIHPAATIGEYFTIDHGTGVVIGATAIIGNNVKIYQGVTLGAKSFPLDENGNPIKGIPRHPIIGNNVIIYSNASILGRITIGEGATIGGNIWVTENVEPGARILQQKAEK
- a CDS encoding S9 family peptidase — its product is MKLRFLFILAITQFMAVSAQLKEFSLDNLMPGGKTYARFVPKNIKQLQFLGENYIYQKGDSIMIVKPGNHKEKVLVTVKDINRFIAEKGLKPVGSMPRISVWEDGKENGISFLHDKHFIHLSADGSSIEQLYPLEKGDTDFDFDPHKRQYALTNENGLYIISPNGERITVGKDSNGYISMGANNVHRNEFGIKKGTFWSPKGNALAFYRMNETMVGDYPLVDISAREAKLKNIKYPMAGMRSHEVTVGVFRLSDRNTVYLHTGTPKDRYFTNITWSPDEKEIYIQELNRRQDTCLVEVYDAASGKHLRTLFTETNEKYVEPENPLIFIPGKPELFIYTSRKDGYRHLYLYDTSGKMIRQITRGEWEVLSAEIDPTGKYLYITSTEASPLEVNLYRVTLSNGKRERLTPANGVHTPLMSKSGRYMIDRYSNHNTPRMIDFSDLKTGKTKNLLCAPDPYDGYAMPDIKCGTIKAADGKTDLYYRLTQPAKIETGKKYPVIVYVYGGPHVQQVRDGWKWDARGWDIYMANRGYIIFTIDGRGSANRGSAFENVTHRQLGKIELQDQMEGIKWLKSLPYVDENRIGVHGWSFGGFMTTNMMLNNPETFKTGVAGGPVIDWKYYEIMYGERYMGSPKENAQGYENSNLNRIAGNLQGHLLLIHGDQDPVVVWQHSLSFLKSCIQSGTYPDYFVYPGHFHNVLGPDRVHLYEKITRYFDDYLK
- a CDS encoding THUMP domain-containing class I SAM-dependent RNA methyltransferase; translation: MKNEKFEIIAKTLQGLEDILAQEIAELGGEDIEIGKRMVSFKGDKQLLYKTNLCCRTALRVLKPIFSFTASDTDEVYEKIKSFDWHQYLSPEQTFSIESVVFSEEFKHSKFVTYRAKDAIADFFMEKTGKRPSVRLNNADLILNLHIAHNTCTLSLDSSGESLHKRGYRVAQTEAPINEVLAAGLILKSGWKGEKNFIDPMCGSGTILIEAALIATNTAPGIYRKDFAFERWNDYDEELFDTLYNDDSNEKEFNFKIYGSDISPKAIAIARENIKSAGMAKYIDLQVKPFQQYTEAPENGILITNPPYGERISSKDLLGLYEMIGSQLKHVFKGYDAWIISYHDECFNKIGLKPAICINMMNGSLECEYRKYEIFEGKYNDFKRETGGFKEKKKDSESTEFKKREYRFKERNNEKAEKRLPYRDKEPFTKTETRFRKKKDDFEKQPENKRERKDSSIPEWHGEEAVKKFVTFRQPSIGRTPSEDNRPGWKKLRDKNLARKEKEQMKKSRKRNYPDK